The segment TTTGATTCACTTGTCACGTCTGAATTTTCCAATTCTAATAAATGACCGTACTTACtctcaatttttttcacaattttcttGCATTTCTTGTAAACTGTTCTCAATTCTTCTAAATCACTTTGGCAAATTTGACTTGCATTTTTTAAGTTCTCGTGATTAGAATTAAATTGTTGTAAGTTTTCACTAATAAAACTATGTTTTCGTTTAAGTTTTTtacttctttcttttctttgatGTTTTCTTTCCAAGGAATCAGACTTCACAAGTTCGACGTTATTCTCCTTAAATTCCTCTCGAGATGACCGTTCTAAAGGCATATCGTTGTTACCTTGaataatcataatttattattcgatattaaaactatatttcaTGCAgataaacaacaaaacaaagaaaCGCAGAAATACCACGCGGTGTTTATCTAAAAATCAAATGTTAGataggaatgtgaaaaaaaaatcgattatggaaaaaatcgattaaaaatcgattttttttaaagtaaaaatcgatttttatacttgatttttttaaaattaataatcgattaaaaatcgatttttataatcatccaataaatgcactccgaaattgtttttgtcttctggctttgagcccggaacgcgaactgccaaagaatactatcatagctccataatattacattaacgccatctgtgcattctttctgtgctcttaaaacagtttagatgattaatttaatcaaacattctctagatggaattagtcgatgaacagtattttaccgacattcagttgatattttattcattattcgttgctgaaacttcatttttcaaacttgattgttataaactttaatttgtgttgattatacagggtgacatttaaaacaactgcatccttttaaacatagactatacccatgcttctgtgccgtttgagcctatttttatttaaattaaacttcataattttcacatttaaaaaaccctaaaaaactacgtcacacgctttattaagaccaatactacaaaaataatttaaaactaaacttgaaataaatgtctgaaaaataaattatttttcaagatcaagatcaagtaaagtacagagttgtcgagatcgctcagctgaatgcaTTGTGTcattgacctctgaatcttacgcgtcgcttttccgccggccggagtgatattacgtatttaggatcgtggattttgatacttttatttattttcgtactttctgaaatatgaaccgatatttttttcgttttacgtttttaaatatcctttagatgagtcacacttaacagttaaatttatgcagttgaattaaatgtcaccctgtataagaacttactgattctgttgtttatttttaatgaataaatctattgatataatgtatatggcgtttattttgacataaattgaaaaatttgggAAAAATcgatcaatataataaaatcgattattttcttaagaaaaatcgattatttgttaatcgatttttcatacttaaaaaataaatcgattatataaaaatcgattttttatcagcaatgtcacatccctaaTGTTAGATTTAGATTAGAAATAACTACGCCATTTTGATTTGACAGACTTGACACCGTTGACGTTGACACAGATAGGCATTGACAGTTAGTGTTAAAACAAGAGATTCATTTTAAAGTTGATTTACTTAgcttttttctgaaaaatatcGATTTAAAGCAATCTGAATCGTAATTCACAAAAAATCAAGATTTAAAAGATCGATTTTTAagaaatcgatttattttttcaaaattgcatttatattgtaaatatgaatccgttttaatgaaaaacaagatagataataaaataactcttACCAGTaaaatcagtatttttttgtttaggaaatttgataattatattagtatggaagacatttatttttaaaatgtatgtacatataatgaatacgtaaatgaaaatgtaaaagcTCCCAATGCTACatatatatctaaataaaaaaaaatcgaaagaCGATTTTCAAGTGTGAATATCGATACCCTGGATCGATTCAGTATTGcgtatcaatttaaaaatagatatatcGAGTTAGAAAAATCGATTCTTCTATAGTATATAGGGTGGCGATCtgagattttaaataactatttaattactttccttttaaataactatttaattaattacctgCCATAAGTTAGTTTGGATGacattgcatttttatataatgcgaaaataagatattgtggatttttttaggagatgaaaaaaaaagattttaagtaTTAACGTGGTTACGTTACCATTCCAATTCTAGACTCCCGAAGGTGTATGTTTTGTATGGATATAGCACtgaattattatcaaaactaGTTTATTGAACGATAATTATATGTCTGTAAGGCATTCTTTTGATACCCCAATGGGTAACAGACATGAtggtatgtgtgtgtatgtatgtataattatatgcATCCAAACAAGAGATATTGTGTAAAATCCacaatttgttttcaaatacatattaacCATTTGAAAATCAAATGTATGTCCCAAACATTGTAATCTATCAATTTTCAAGGTCAACGACTATTGTAGAGAGCCAAAGGaaggaaattttatttatatagctgGAGAAGGCCCACCTAcgtgttgtttaaaaaaagcaatatattctcaataaaaaaatgtgtatttaACCTTCAAaagtgtttttcttttttttcttcttttttggtaTAAGACTACAAATATCAGTTTCAACCTGCTTATTTTCTAATTCTGGCGATAATGATTTACGCCTCttgttcttctttttctttttgggAACATTTTCTACATATACATCAGGACTGTCtacaatgtttatatttttttcagctgGCACTAATGCCATATCTTCTAATTCCACatttaaatgttttgatttctttttcttctttttcttactAACTAAAGCATCACAGTTTTCTTCCACTTGATCTTGTACTTGTGAGTTAGTATCGACTTCTGAAACACAGGGAGTTGTATCTTGCTCTTTagactttttcttcttttttttcttgctCAAACCACTGCCACTTAACTGCTCTTTGTCCAAAAAATTCAATTGAGAATTATCTTCCGTCTGATGGTTGGAACTATAGAATGAAAATGGCTTAAACCCGCAACTATTATTTAACTCCTGTTTTTCTTCATTACAGTTTGAAGAAAATCCTTGAAAAACATATTCTGCATTTTCATCTTCATCTGTATTCCCTATATCtgtgtttttgttaaataataaaatactcttTGATTTAAAAGCTGCaagtttacttttaaaataatcttccATACTTCCTTTTTCTGTGAATATTTTATCTGATTCTTTTTCAGCTTTAATATCCTTGGTGATAAGTATTTCTGTTTCCTCTTTAACCTTGAGGCTTTTTTTGCCGAAAATATTAGCCAAATCTTTTTCACTGTAGCGGGTGAGATCTTTCCCTCG is part of the Amyelois transitella isolate CPQ chromosome 20, ilAmyTran1.1, whole genome shotgun sequence genome and harbors:
- the LOC106131572 gene encoding PIN2/TERF1-interacting telomerase inhibitor 1-like translates to MSMLAGPRRKQKVINLRAKNNDWSNDNNKFGQRMLEKMGWSSGKGLGANENGIVEHVVARYKNDEKGLGFEDKNDQWTKHEDDFNALLANLSNDDTNVEKLHSGISLEVKSKTSKARVHYHKFTRGKDLTRYSEKDLANIFGKKSLKVKEETEILITKDIKAEKESDKIFTEKGSMEDYFKSKLAAFKSKSILLFNKNTDIGNTDEDENAEYVFQGFSSNCNEEKQELNNSCGFKPFSFYSSNHQTEDNSQLNFLDKEQLSGSGLSKKKKKKKSKEQDTTPCVSEVDTNSQVQDQVEENCDALVSKKKKKKKSKHLNVELEDMALVPAEKNINIVDSPDVYVENVPKKKKKNKRRKSLSPELENKQVETDICSLIPKKKKKKKNTFEG